A DNA window from Zingiber officinale cultivar Zhangliang chromosome 3A, Zo_v1.1, whole genome shotgun sequence contains the following coding sequences:
- the LOC122052248 gene encoding alpha carbonic anhydrase 7-like, with amino-acid sequence MRQARGLPFSALFLLLLLFPWTHFAAAQEVEDESEFSYLAGSPNGPEHWGEIRHEWALCNNGDMQSPIDLLHERVRVSPALGRIRRSYRASNATLRNRGHDIMLQWEGGAGTIRINGTHYELRQCHWHSPSEHTIDGKRFAMELHLVHVSADQRVAVIGILYTIGRPDTFLAELMEEIQEVADGREEKKAVGLVDPRHIKVGSRKYYRYMGSLTTPPCDQGVAWTISEKIRTVSREQMGLLREAVHDDAEANARPVQAINGREVQFYSPWHRKDVEVVRP; translated from the exons ATGAGGCAAGCTCGAGGATTGCCCTTCTCTgctctcttccttctcctcctcctcttcccttGGACCCATTTTGCTGCAGCTCAAGAAGTCG AGGACGAGAGCGAGTTCAGCTACCTGGCGGGCAGCCCGAATGGCCCCGAACACTGGGGAGAGATACGGCATGAATGGGCTCTGTGCAACAACGGAGACATGCAGTCTCCCATCGACCTCCTGCACGAGAGGGTCCGCGTCTCCCCTGCCCTGGGCAGAATCCGGAGGAGCTACAGGGCGTCCAACGCCACGCTGAGGAACCGCGGCCACGACATCATG CTGCAATGGGAGGGAGGAGCCGGAACGATCCGCATCAATGGCACCCATTACGAGCTTCGACAGTGTCATTGGCACTCCCCGTCCGAGCACACCATCGACGGAAAgag GTTCGCGATGGAGCTGCATCTGGTGCATGTGTCAGCGGACCAGCGTGTAGCTGTAATCGGCATCCTGTACACAATTGGGCGGCCCGACACATTCCTCGCTGAG CTGATGGAGGAGATTCAGGAAGTGGCGgatggaagagaagagaagaaagcagTAGGGTTGGTGGATCCACGGCACATCAAAGTAGGAAGCAGGAAGTACTACAGGTACATGGGCTCGCTGACAACTCCACCCTGCGATCAGGGCGTCGCTTGGACCATCAGCGAGAAG ATCAGAACTGTGTCGAGGGAGCAAATGGGGTTGCTGAGAGAGGCTGTGCACGAT GATGCAGAGGCGAACGCAAGGCCAGTTCAGGCGATTAATGGCCGAGAGGTCCAGTTTTACAGTCCTTGGCATCGTAAAGACGTCGAAGTGGTTCGTCCGTAG